In Gimesia panareensis, the genomic window ATCACCCTGGCAGTCAGTGGATGAGACTTCTGAGTCAGCCAGCGGGCAAAAGCCAGTCGTTGTTGCCGTGCATCTGCAGATTTGATGTCCTGTTTCTGTACATTCGCAATGCGCAAAAAGGCCGGCTGCACTTCAGGTCCAGGCTGACGCCAGTCACCGCGCATCATCACATGACTAGGCTGACGTGGTTTCCCCGTTGCAGCGAGGGTTGTCATCGAACGGTTTTTCACGGGCTTCACTGCCGGTTCAAAGAACGCTCGCATGCGATAAAAATCGAACGTGCTGATGGGATCGTATTTATGATCATGACACTGCGCGCATCCCATCTGCAGCGCCATGAATACTGACCCTATAGTCGATGTCATCTCATTCAGCAGCGTATGACGTCTTTCTTCCTGGGAATTGATATCCGGCATATCCGGTCCGGAAAGACAGAACGCCGTTGCTGTGTGAGCCTCCGGATTCTCCGGTGCAATCACATCCCCCGCCAGTTGCCAGCGGACAAACTGATCGTAGGGCAGATCTGCATTCAATGCCTTGATCACCCAGTCTCGATACTTCCAGGCGTCAGGGCGAATCTTATCGTGCTCATACCCGTCCGTTTCCGCAAACCGGGCCAGATCGAGCCAGTGTTGTGCCCAGCGTTCCCCATAGTGTGAGGATGACAGCAGACGCTCCACCAGCCGTTCGTACGCACCTTCCGATTTATCCTTGAGAAACTGATCCACTTCCTCCGGCGTGGGAGGCAGACCGATGACATCGAAGTAGACGCGTCGGATCAGTGTCAACCGCTCTGCATCGGCAGCCGGTTTCAGATTCTCGGCTTCCAGTTTCGCGAGAATGAATCGATCGATGGGCGTCCGCGACCAGCTGCTGTCTTTGACATCCGGAATTGCTGGCCGCTGGACCGGCTGAAAGGACCAGTGCTCCCGATCCGCCTCGGTGATCGGAGTCTCCTCTGGTGTTTTCAATTCCTCGGCTGACGCTCCTGCTGCAAAAGAAATGCAGCACAGGCCAGCATAGAGTATCGATCGTTTCCAGAGCTCCCTCATGTCAGCAGCTCCTTCACAATCTCGATCTCTGCCGGTCCCGTCAGTCGTTCATCCAAGCCGTTATGAAAGTAGGTCAGCGTCTCGTGATCCAGTCCCATCAGATGCAGCAATGTTGCATGAAACTGATTAACGTGCACAGTCTGTTCTGCGGCTCGTAAACCGATCGGGTCAGTCGCACCATAGGCACGGCCTCCCGTAATTCCGGCACCGGCCAGCCAGCCACAGTAGCCCCAGGGATTATGATCGCGGCCTTTCCCCTGCTCACTCATCGGCATCCGCCCGAATTCCCCGCACCAGACAACCAGCGTATCCTCCAGCAAACCTCGCTGTTTCAGATCTTTCAGCAGCGCTGCGATCGGTTGATCGGTCTTACGACAATAGGCGGTATGATTCTTCGTGACATCGCTGTGCGCGTCCCAGCCCACGGTGTCACCCGAGTACAGCTGAACGAAACGCACTCCACGCTCCACCATCCGTCTGGCCAGCAGGCACCGTTCACCGAAGTCGCGCGTCTGCGGATCATCGAGGCCATACATCTTCTGGGTCGCCCCGGTCTCCTGAGTCAGATCCACAATCTCTGGCGCTGCAGTCTGCATGCGAAACGCCAGTTCGTAAGCGGCAATCCGCGCAGAGAGTTCATCATCCTGGTCGCGGGCCTCCCGATGCCGCCGATTCATGGATTGGATCAGATCCAATGTCGCCCGTTGTTGTCCCGCGGAAATCCCGGCTGGAGGCTTCAGATTCAAAATCGGTGTTTTGCCCGGCCGCATCGTCGTTCCCTGGAATGTTGCGGGCAGATAGCCACTTCCCCAGGCCGGAGGTCCCCCTTTGACTCCACCACCTGGATCGGGCAACACCACAAAGGCCGGCATGTCTGCGTTTTCAGAACCCAGTCCGTAAGCGATCCAGCTGCCCACGCTCGGGTGCCCCATCAGAATACTCCCTGTATTCATCTGGTAGACCGATTGCGGGTGATTCACACTGTCACCGTGCAGCGAGCGGATCACACACAAGTCATCCACCAGTTCCCCGGTATGTGGCAGAAAGTCACTTACTTCCAGCCCCGATTCGCCACGCTTCCGAAACGGTTTGATGGGAGCCAGGAGTGGATTCTTTGCGACTTTCCGCCGCGTCATCACTTCCCCGAAGCTGTCGGGCAGAGGTTTCCCGGCGTATTTGATCAGATCCGGTTTGGGGTCCCACAAATCCACATGACTGGGACCGCCATGCATGAACAACCAGATCAGACGTTTGGCCCGTGGAGGAAAGTCGGGTTTTCCGGGAGTAAGTGAAGCTGAGCTCGCAGCACCCTGCGCTGTGTTATCCTGCTGCAGCAGGGAGCTCAAAGCCATCATGCCGATTCCACCACCGGCCGTCTGCAACAGTTCTCGACGGCTCATCACACCGGAGAACGCGGCACCGGGTGGAGTTCGCTTCTCTGCCTGATTCAAACGCATACCGACAGCTCCCTGAATGATGACGTCCAGATGACTGCTCATACTATATCAGGGAGAGACAGGCGGCTCGACTGAATTCAGAAAGGAATTCGGTTTTGTGGAAAAATGAATCGGGTCGATCTCGAAACGTTTGCACGAGAGACCATTGTCGAGAGTAGAGTCTTTGATGCTCTTAATCGAACACCGGCACGCGGGTTTTGTTTCGCAATAATTTTGAACAAGTAAGAGAGTGAATCAAGAAATCTTTCTATTTTTCTTTGGATTCTGAAACCATCCCAGGCTCTCTCAAGTATTCATGACGCGGGGCTCACCACATGATTTTGCGAGGAATCATGTACTGTTTCTTTTTGGCAACATGTTGTCTTCCAGCATCGTATGACACCTGATTGTCAGGTCAGAGCAGAAGAGTTGATGGAATTTCCAGTTTTTCTGAATTCAAAAACCATCCGACTCCGGAATCTAAGCTATATGAATACTGACCAGGCGCACGAACAGGTCGTCCTTCAATCCTGCAGACACCATGTGAATCAGAAACACACATTCACAACATCAGAAAAAAGATGGGGAGATCAATGACTTCAACTTCACCGAGTTACCTGAAAGGATTCACCACCATCATCGCCGGAATCTGTTTCATGCTGCAGGTCAGTCTGGCCAGTGCACAACAACCCGGTCCCCAGCCGACACAAAAAAACAGAACACTGTCACCACGTGCCATCGAAAGCCTGGTTACCGGCATCGCCTTCTACCCGGATGATCTCGTGGAAACCATTCTGCAGGCGTCTCAGCATCCACTGGCGATCCGCCAGGCATCTGAAAAACCAGCAGGACGTTTCGGGGAGCGCTTTGCCCAGCGCGTGCAGCAATTCAACCAGACCACTGATTCCAGCGTAGAACAACTCAAACAGTATCCGGAGATCCTCGCTCAACTGAGTGACAATCTCGCAACGACCACCTTACTGGGCCGCGTCTATCAGACACAACCCGACGACGTCTGGCGTGCCATTGATCAACTGCGGGCCGAAGTTGACGCCGCACTTGAAGAACAACCGGAACAGTTCGTCGATGCCAGCGGTGCGCCCTTGACCGGACAGGCCGCTTACGTCGCTGCCGCCGGTTATGTCGCCGGTCGTTACTTTGTTCCGGCCACCATTTCAGAACTCTATGTGGCATATGCCCACCCCAACCAGACTACGACGACCGCCGTCTATCAGGGACCTGTCGCAACAGGCACTGCCACTCAAACGACAACGACCGGCCCTTATGGTCACGCGACAGCCTCCACGGGCAGCAGTTCTACAACCTATACCGGACCGAATGGAAACACGGTCACCGGAAATACCCAGGGGGGCAGTGTTGTCTACCAGAACGGTCCGACCACCGTCGGCGCCGGTGCCGCCACCACGACCATCACCGGTCCCCAGGGAAATTCGGCAACTGCCACAGGGGC contains:
- a CDS encoding DUF1549 and DUF1553 domain-containing protein, coding for MRELWKRSILYAGLCCISFAAGASAEELKTPEETPITEADREHWSFQPVQRPAIPDVKDSSWSRTPIDRFILAKLEAENLKPAADAERLTLIRRVYFDVIGLPPTPEEVDQFLKDKSEGAYERLVERLLSSSHYGERWAQHWLDLARFAETDGYEHDKIRPDAWKYRDWVIKALNADLPYDQFVRWQLAGDVIAPENPEAHTATAFCLSGPDMPDINSQEERRHTLLNEMTSTIGSVFMALQMGCAQCHDHKYDPISTFDFYRMRAFFEPAVKPVKNRSMTTLAATGKPRQPSHVMMRGDWRQPGPEVQPAFLRIANVQKQDIKSADARQQRLAFARWLTQKSHPLTARVIVNRIWQHHFGRGLCASPSDFGLMGEQPSHPELLDWLASEFMESGWKMKSLHRLILTSRVYQQTSRPVNLSPETISDWQLALEKDPSAELLSRFPRQRLDAEVIRDTMLAISGKLSAKTGGRGVMPPLPRELRETLLKNQWKTSPRVEDHYRRSIYVFARRNLRYPLFDAFDRPDANNSCPRRGNSTTAPQALLMLNSESSLKSAHELAGLIRDQAGADPGAQVVLLIRRTLGRNPAADELEELVTFLKSQRDMLRKEQRSADQLLLPLGKTKMQDPYAGAALTDLCLAVLNSNEFIYVD
- a CDS encoding DUF1501 domain-containing protein, translated to MSRRELLQTAGGGIGMMALSSLLQQDNTAQGAASSASLTPGKPDFPPRAKRLIWLFMHGGPSHVDLWDPKPDLIKYAGKPLPDSFGEVMTRRKVAKNPLLAPIKPFRKRGESGLEVSDFLPHTGELVDDLCVIRSLHGDSVNHPQSVYQMNTGSILMGHPSVGSWIAYGLGSENADMPAFVVLPDPGGGVKGGPPAWGSGYLPATFQGTTMRPGKTPILNLKPPAGISAGQQRATLDLIQSMNRRHREARDQDDELSARIAAYELAFRMQTAAPEIVDLTQETGATQKMYGLDDPQTRDFGERCLLARRMVERGVRFVQLYSGDTVGWDAHSDVTKNHTAYCRKTDQPIAALLKDLKQRGLLEDTLVVWCGEFGRMPMSEQGKGRDHNPWGYCGWLAGAGITGGRAYGATDPIGLRAAEQTVHVNQFHATLLHLMGLDHETLTYFHNGLDERLTGPAEIEIVKELLT